GGCATAAGGCACAAGGCATAAGGGAAAAGACCATAAACCATAGACCACAAACCATGAACAATAAACGATAAACCACAAACCATAAGACTTATCAAATGATTATCGGAAAAGGTTCAGAAACGGATTTCCTGGGCGAGCAGGAAGTGTATGATCTCTGTGCGGAAGCGTTTGCGCAGAAAAAGCTGGATGGCAGAAAAGTACTTGTCATCATACCCGACTATACCCGCTCAGGGCCGTTCGATCTCATGTTCCGCATGGTATACAGGCTTCTTGCGGAACGGGTAAAACTCCTCGATTTCCTCATCGCTCTCGGTACTCATCCCCCGATGAGCGATGAGCAGATATACCAGCTCCTCAGGATTACCCGTGACGACCATATTCACCGGTACCCAAAAGCGCGGTTTTTCAATCATAACTGCCAGGACCGTGAACAGCTCAGGCTCGCAGGCACATTCGGCGAGGATGAGATCGCGGAAATCTCGAACGGTCTTCTCCGTAAACGGGTGGATGTAACCGTCAACAGGATGGTGTACGATTACGATCTCCTCCTGATCATCGGTCCTACATTCCCCCACGAGGCGATGGGATTTTCCGGCGGCCACAAGTACCTGTTCCCCGGCATCAGCGGCGAGGACATCATCGATACGTTCCACTGGATCGGCGCTCTGATCACCATGCCGGTATTTATCGGCACCAAAAACACGCCCATGCGCAGGCTTGTTGAAAAGGCCGCGGGATTCATTCCGGTCGAGCGCATGTGTCTCAACCTCGTGGTGAAGGAGCATAACCTGTCTGGTCTCTATATCGGCCCTCCTGAGGAAACCTTTCATGCAGCCGCCAGCCTGTCCGACAAGATTCACATCATCTACAAGGATCACCCGTTCAGACGTGTGCTGTCGTGCGCTCCTTCGATGTACGACGAGATATGGACCGCGGGCAAGTGCATGTACAAACTTGAATCGGTTGTGGCCGATGGCGGCGAGCTCATCATCTATGCCCCGCATGTCACCCATCTTTCAAAGGTTTACGGCCACCTGCTCGAGAAAATCGGATACCACTGCCGCGACTACTTTGTCAAACAGTGGGACAGATTCAAGGATATCCAGGGAGGGATACTCGCCCACTCGTGCAATGTGCGGGGAATCGGTTCATTCGAGAACGGAACGGAAAAACCGCGTATCAGCGTCGTACTGGCAACAGCGATGCCCGAGGATTACTGTAAAAAAATCAATCTCGGTTACCGTGACCCGAAATCGATCGATCATGACGTCTGGAAAGACCGTGAGGACGAGGGATATCTGTATGTCCCCAAGGCGGGCGAAATGCTGTATCTGCTCAAAAACAATCCGTTCCGCTCACAGGAACCATGAATTATCAACCGCAAACAGGGAATAATGCCATGTCATTCGTTGAAGAACTGTTCAGTCTCAAGGGAAAAGTAGCCGCCGCTGTCGGCGCGGGCGGCGTGCTCGCAGGCGCCATGGTGCGAGGGCTGGCTCAGGCGGGAGCAAAAGTCGCCATACTCGACCTCAATCCTGAAAATGCCGAAAAAACCGCAACGTCGATCAGGACCGACCTGAAAGGCGACGCTCTTGCTATAAAAATGGACGCCACCGATAAAGAGGACATCCAGAAAGCCCTCGATGAAATTGTTGCCGCATGGGGGCATGTCGATATTCTTATCAACGCTCCGGGCATCAACTCGGCGACCCCGTTTTTCGAGATTTCCGAGGACGAGTGGGAAAAGATACTCAGGGTGAACCTGAAGAGCATGTTCCTCGCCTGTCAGGTTTTCGGAAAACACATGATCGAGCAGGGAAAAGGCGGAAGCATCATCAATATATCGTCCGTATCATCGAGCATTCCCCTTTCCAAGGTATTCACCTACAGCGTATCAAAGGCGGGAGTCAACAACCTGACCCAGTTTCTGGCCCGCGAATTCGCTCCCCACAAGGTACGGGTGAATGCCGTCGCTCCCGGTTTTTTCCCGGCTGAGCAGAACAGGAAGATACTCACCGAAGAACGCGTGGCATCCATTTTCCGCCACACACCCATGGATCGTTTCGGGGAACCCGAGGAGCTCGTGGGAGCGGTCATCTGGCTTTCCTCGCCGAAAGCC
The sequence above is a segment of the bacterium genome. Coding sequences within it:
- a CDS encoding lactate racemase domain-containing protein; this translates as MIIGKGSETDFLGEQEVYDLCAEAFAQKKLDGRKVLVIIPDYTRSGPFDLMFRMVYRLLAERVKLLDFLIALGTHPPMSDEQIYQLLRITRDDHIHRYPKARFFNHNCQDREQLRLAGTFGEDEIAEISNGLLRKRVDVTVNRMVYDYDLLLIIGPTFPHEAMGFSGGHKYLFPGISGEDIIDTFHWIGALITMPVFIGTKNTPMRRLVEKAAGFIPVERMCLNLVVKEHNLSGLYIGPPEETFHAAASLSDKIHIIYKDHPFRRVLSCAPSMYDEIWTAGKCMYKLESVVADGGELIIYAPHVTHLSKVYGHLLEKIGYHCRDYFVKQWDRFKDIQGGILAHSCNVRGIGSFENGTEKPRISVVLATAMPEDYCKKINLGYRDPKSIDHDVWKDREDEGYLYVPKAGEMLYLLKNNPFRSQEP
- a CDS encoding SDR family oxidoreductase, translated to MSFVEELFSLKGKVAAAVGAGGVLAGAMVRGLAQAGAKVAILDLNPENAEKTATSIRTDLKGDALAIKMDATDKEDIQKALDEIVAAWGHVDILINAPGINSATPFFEISEDEWEKILRVNLKSMFLACQVFGKHMIEQGKGGSIINISSVSSSIPLSKVFTYSVSKAGVNNLTQFLAREFAPHKVRVNAVAPGFFPAEQNRKILTEERVASIFRHTPMDRFGEPEELVGAVIWLSSPKASSFVTGAIIRVDGGYTAMTI